TTGCCGCCACGCTTTGCGCTCAGGCCGTCATGCGCCGTGTATGTAATGCTCGAGCTGCTGGATCGTGAACTGCTGCTCGGCGATGATGTTCTTCACGAGGTCGCCAATCGACACCATGCCGATCAGCTGGTCGGCCTCCAGGACGGGCAGGTGACGCATACGACGTTCCGTCATCAGCGCCATGCACTCGTCCGTGGTCTGCTCCGGGCGCACGAAGCGCACAGCGCTGCTCATGATGTCGCGTACGGGCGTTGTCTTCGACGAACGGTCCATCAGCACGATCTTGCGCGCATAGTCGCGTTCGGTGACGATCCCCGCGATCGCCCCGTTTTCCTTGACGATCAGCGCACCGATCTGTTTCTCGGCCATCAGCTTGATGGCGTTGTAGACGGAATCGGCTGCTTCGATCGTGTAGACGTCTTGATTCGGCTTCGATTTGAGGACTTGTGCAACGCTAGTCATGGAGCGGCTCCGTTTGCAGTGCAGCACGCCTGGCCGCGGCGCGCTGGGGTGAAGGAGAGGCACGTCAAGCGCAGATCAAGCGCAAGTCAAGTATAGGCGTCGACGACGGCTGCGGCGACGCTCGGTTCGCCTGGTTTCGTGGGGACTGGCACGCATGTCATGCGAATTGACGGTTTACTGTCGCAGCCGTCGGGCGATGCATCGGCGGATGCACCGGATTGCACCACGCGCACCAACGCGAAGCGGCTGCCAGGTACAATTCGCCGTTTAGCGGTAAACTCCGCTTCTGTACTTTATCCCCGGTCGTTCACGGGTTCATGTCCGCAATTCCGCTAATGCCATGCCCATGTCTCACGATCCGTCGCTAGCTGACGGCGCAATCACCGGCGAATGCGTCACGCTCGACGCGACCGCCATGCTTCCCACCCGCTACGGCACCTTCAAATCCTACGTGTTTCGCGTGAACGACTCGGGTGCCGAGCATTTCGCGCTCGTCATGGGCGATGTCGAGAGCAAACAGTCGGTGCTCACGCGCCTGCATTCCGAGTGTCTGACGGGCGACGTGCTCGGCTCGTATCGTTGCGACTGCGGCGAGCAGCTCGATCTCGCGCTGCGCTATATCGCTGCGGAAGGCTGCGGCGTGCTGCTGTATCTGCGCGGCCACGAAGGGCGCGGTATCGGCCTGTCGAACAAGATTCGCGCGTATGCGCTGCAGGAGCAGGGCCGCGATACCGTCGAAGCCAACCTCGATCTCGGCCTGCCCGACGATTCACGCGAGTACGACTCGGCCGCGGCCATTCTGCGTCTGCTGAAGGTCACGTCCGTGCGCCTGATGAGCAACAACCCGAAGAAGTTCGACTCGCTGTCGAAGCACGGCATTCCTGTTTGCGAACGTGTGGCGCTCGCCATTCCGATGCGCGAAGAGAACGAGCGCTATATCCGCACCAAGCAGGTGAAGTTTGGGCACTACTTCGAAGAGAACGAATAATAGAAGAACGTCTTGACGTGAGAGCGGCTACAGCAAGGCTCTCACGCATCAAAACATTGCCCGGCAACCGCGAAGTCTTCGCGATACCGCGCCGGGCAAATCAACCCACGAATTCCGCTGCAGACACCAGCTTCGCGTAGCCGAAGCGCAGTGCCGCCATGAACGCGGCATGCACATGCATCGCAGGGACGCGGACTCCATTGAATTCAAGGTCGTGTGTGGCGCAGGCGTCGTGAATGACGGTCGTCTGATAGCCGAGGTCGACGGCATGACGGGTGACGGCATCGATGCACATGTGGCTCATGTTTCCGACCACGACAACCTTCTCGATACCGCTCTTTTCCAGCACTTGCTGCAGGTCCGTTTCGCGAAACGGATTCATGTGATGCTTGACGATAACGCGTTCACCGGGAAGATTTCTGGTCTTCGGATGTAGCTGTACGCCTTCGGAATCCGGCACAAAAAAGGGCGCATTTTCCGCCAGTGTTACGTGCTGGATATGAACGACGAGGTCGCCATTCTTTCTCGCTGCCTCGATGACAGCACTCGCATTATCTGAAGCGGAATCGACTTCCGCCAATGTCCACTTGCCGCCAGCGAAATAGTCGTTCTGGATATCGACCGCAATAACTGCCTGGTTCGTCATGAAGCCTCCACCTTAAGTCAGAAGACGCGTCATGTCCGTTCGATGCAACGGAACGTGACGCACTGGAGACATGCTGACGGAGGAACGGAATGCAGAGAATGCCTGCCTGCAAGAAAACAGCATTCTCGTAGCGAGAAGAGTGAATCACACTTCACCAGCGACGGTAGCCTCTCTGCCAACCGTTGCCCTTTCCGTTGCTATAACCATAGCCGTAGCCGACAGGCGGCGCGGAATAAACGACGGGCGGCGGATTGGTCCGGTACACGTAAGTACCCGGCGCCCCATAAGCGCCCGGCGGCGCAAAGTGGGACTGGTAGGTTGCCGGCGGTGGCGGCGGAGGAATCGGCGTGTAGTAGCCGCCTGCATTGGCTTGAGCCAAAGCCGACGCGGGTAGACAGGCAGCAACAGCGATTGCGAGTAACGAGGTTGCGTACTTCATGATGTGAATTCCTGTCGGTTCATCAATTCGTTCCGACTGTGACGTCATTAGAAGCATAGTCGCTTTTAATAGCGTCAGAAGATCATGAAGTCGTCGTTGCTGTCGGGTATTGAGTTCAACAGTCGTTCCAGCCGATACCAGCCGAGTCGCGCGGCGATCGCAGTCATGAATACGTATAGCGTTCTGCGCAGATCAGGCTGCGTGTGAACGCTATGTGTCAAAGTGCAGCACTGCATGTGCAAGCTCCCGCACCCGTGTCACGCATTGACGGTTTGCGTCAACGCGGCAAGCGCATCGCGCAGCGATGTCGTGCCGAAGCGCCGCTCGGTGCGCGGATCCACGTCGATACGTCCGGCGTTCTGCGCATCGTAGAGATCCGTGATGAGCTTCGCGTGATTCGTGCTGAGTCCCGCGCGCAGCAGCGTCGCCGTCCATTCGTCGCGCGGCAACGCGAGTGCGGCGATATCGCGGCCCGTGGCTTCGCTGAAGGCTCGCGCGACATCATTCGCATCGTAACGGCTCGGACCTTCGATACTCACGATACGCACGCCATCTTCATCGCGCGCTTCGCTGAGCAAGTGCGCGGCGAGCACGCCGACGTCCTGCGCGGCCACAGTCGGAAATTGCCTGTCGAGGGAATGATGCAGACTCGGCAGCCGTCCCGTCGCGAGCGCGGCGGGCAGCACGCGCATCCAGTTGTGCATATGTTCCGCCGAGCGCAGCAGCGTGAGGCGCGGCACGTTTTGCTTGAACGCTGCTTCGAGCTCATGGAACAGCATCGTGATGCCCGTGTCTTCGTCCAGTTCGGCGCCATAGTCGGACAGCGCGACGACATGCAGATGCGGATGCTCACGCAACGCGCGCGCGGCCGTCACGATCATGCGATGCATCGCGCTGCCCGGATCGGGGTCGCGATGCGGCAGCGGACACAGCATCTGTACCGCATGCGCGCCGTCGAGCGCGCGATGCAACGAGGCTTCATCGTCGAGATCGGCGTGCACGGTTTCGCAGCCGATGCGCGTGAACATGTCTTGTTGTGCCTGATTGCGCACGACGGCGCGCACATCATGTCCCGCATGTCTCAATGCCGTCGCCGTCGCCCGTCCCACGTTGCCTGATGCGCCGAATATCACGTACATCGTCCGTCTCCTTGAATGGCATGCGGATAGAGCGTACGCGGCGGCACGGCATAAAGCGCGCATGAAAGGATGATCCGCAACAGATCCGGATGACGATCTGCGCGCCGCATTCGTGCAATCGAAAAACGGCCAGCACGTACGCGCAAAACGCAGCACAATGCGGCAATCGGATGACGGAACGAGGTGCTAGCGATGAATGCGGTTCTCCCTGCGTTAATGCCGCACTCCGGCGCGCGACAGAGCCTGCTGTCGAGCGCGTCGCTCGGCTGGTCGGGTTTCGGCGCGGAAATGATCGGGATTTCGGCGGGCACGCATCGTCTTCCGGCGATCGCGGAACATCGCGTCGGCGTGCATGTCGGCGCACCAGTTCGCGCGGTTTGTCGATGCAATGGCAAGCGCTCGGCACGCATCCAGGCGCACGGCGATGCCGACGTAGTGCCCGCGGGCCTCGATGGAGAATGGTCCGACGATGCCAACTGCACGGTGCTGCGCATCTGGTTCGCGAACGACTTCGCGCTCACCACGCTGGATCAGCTGGGCCTGCGTGCCGCGCGTGCGCAGATTCGCCCGCAATTCCAGCTACGCGACGCGCGCTTGCAGCATCTGGCGTGGGCGATGCGAGCGGAAATCGAAGCCGACGATGCCTCCGATCCGCTCTACGCCGAGAGCCTGTGCACCGCGATGATCGTGCGCCTTGCCGGCGGCGCCGCGATGCCCGACGACGGCAAGCGGCGTACGTTGTCGCCGCGCGCTGCCGCGCGCGTGATCGACTATATCGAAGCGCATCTCGACGAACGTCTGACGCTGACCGAACTCGCCTCGCTCGTCGAACTGAGCGTGCCGCATTTCAAGGTGCTGTTTCGCGAGACGATGGGCGTGCCCGTGCATCGGCATGTGGTGCAGCGGCGCGTCGAGCGGGCGAGGGCGCTGCTGCAGCAGGGACGTTTGAGCGCGAGCCAGGTCGCGCTCGAAGTGGGCTTTGCACATCAGAGCCACATGTCGCACTGGATGAAGCGCCTGCTCGGCGTGACGCCGCGCGACATCGCGCGCAACGAGCCTATGCGGCTGATCGTTGCGCGCTAGCGTGGGCTTCAGCTTTTGACGCGCGTCGAAGCGGGATCGTACGGGGCTTTCAGATGTAGCGTCGCGTTCAGCAGTTCGCCTGCTACGTCGATCTGATAGCGGCCGCTCTTGAGCCACGCATCGTCGAGCGCGGCGCCGTCTTCGCGTTTGACGTAGCCCATCGCGACGGGACAGCCAAGCGTATGCCCGAACGCCGCCGACGAGACGAAGCCAACGGCAACGCCGTCGCGCAAGATCGCTTCGCCGCCCCAAAGCATGTGATCGCTCGCGCCATCGGCGGTCAACACGATAAGGCGTCGACGCAGCGGTTCATCGCGTAGTCTCAAGAGCG
This genomic interval from Paraburkholderia sabiae contains the following:
- a CDS encoding NmrA family NAD(P)-binding protein, whose translation is MYVIFGASGNVGRATATALRHAGHDVRAVVRNQAQQDMFTRIGCETVHADLDDEASLHRALDGAHAVQMLCPLPHRDPDPGSAMHRMIVTAARALREHPHLHVVALSDYGAELDEDTGITMLFHELEAAFKQNVPRLTLLRSAEHMHNWMRVLPAALATGRLPSLHHSLDRQFPTVAAQDVGVLAAHLLSEARDEDGVRIVSIEGPSRYDANDVARAFSEATGRDIAALALPRDEWTATLLRAGLSTNHAKLITDLYDAQNAGRIDVDPRTERRFGTTSLRDALAALTQTVNA
- a CDS encoding CBS domain-containing protein, with amino-acid sequence MTSVAQVLKSKPNQDVYTIEAADSVYNAIKLMAEKQIGALIVKENGAIAGIVTERDYARKIVLMDRSSKTTPVRDIMSSAVRFVRPEQTTDECMALMTERRMRHLPVLEADQLIGMVSIGDLVKNIIAEQQFTIQQLEHYIHGA
- the ribA gene encoding GTP cyclohydrolase II, translated to MPMSHDPSLADGAITGECVTLDATAMLPTRYGTFKSYVFRVNDSGAEHFALVMGDVESKQSVLTRLHSECLTGDVLGSYRCDCGEQLDLALRYIAAEGCGVLLYLRGHEGRGIGLSNKIRAYALQEQGRDTVEANLDLGLPDDSREYDSAAAILRLLKVTSVRLMSNNPKKFDSLSKHGIPVCERVALAIPMREENERYIRTKQVKFGHYFEENE
- a CDS encoding helix-turn-helix domain-containing protein, encoding MNAVLPALMPHSGARQSLLSSASLGWSGFGAEMIGISAGTHRLPAIAEHRVGVHVGAPVRAVCRCNGKRSARIQAHGDADVVPAGLDGEWSDDANCTVLRIWFANDFALTTLDQLGLRAARAQIRPQFQLRDARLQHLAWAMRAEIEADDASDPLYAESLCTAMIVRLAGGAAMPDDGKRRTLSPRAAARVIDYIEAHLDERLTLTELASLVELSVPHFKVLFRETMGVPVHRHVVQRRVERARALLQQGRLSASQVALEVGFAHQSHMSHWMKRLLGVTPRDIARNEPMRLIVAR
- a CDS encoding cysteine hydrolase family protein; this translates as MTNQAVIAVDIQNDYFAGGKWTLAEVDSASDNASAVIEAARKNGDLVVHIQHVTLAENAPFFVPDSEGVQLHPKTRNLPGERVIVKHHMNPFRETDLQQVLEKSGIEKVVVVGNMSHMCIDAVTRHAVDLGYQTTVIHDACATHDLEFNGVRVPAMHVHAAFMAALRFGYAKLVSAAEFVG